Part of the Pedobacter roseus genome is shown below.
TCTTCTGAGTAAAAACCGAAACCTAAGCCGGCCAATAACAAGATTGATCCTGCTAAAGAGATTTTCTCGCCCATATAGTACGAAGTTGGGTGGAAAATAAATTCAAGTTTATGGTTACCAGCTTCAAGCTGCGCGGCACGTAAAACGTAGTCGGCCCTGAAATATGGCTTTTCTACACCATCAATATACATTTTCCAGCCTTTGTTGTAATATATTTCCGAGAATACGGCAATTGCATCTTTCGCGGTAGAGTATTCGTAAGTTAAATGATCAGGGTTATAATTGGTTAATTTGATAAAACCTTCCTGTCCGGTACCTAAACGTTTGGTATCGATTACATTTTTGAAGCTTTCATCAACAATGGCTTCTTTTTTGGCATCGAAACTGCTGATGGCTTTCATTTCCTCATCGGCATTTTTAGCAAACTGCACGCTTTGTACAAACCAGGCATTACCCGCAGCTGTTGGATTACGCTGCATTTTATATGATCCTGTTTGAGGATCCTGCGTAATGATGTATTTGGTATTTAACATATCCAATACATCCTGGTTAATACTTTTTGTTAACTGGTTATCAACCAACTCCTGGAAACGTTTTAACCTTGCCGAGTGGAAACCACCAACCGTTTTATGGAAATAGGAAGTTTCTGCACTTTTAAAAGGATCGCCCAACGACATATCGAAAACCCTGAAGTTTGGATCTTTATCGGCCGAAATAAAATTATCTACGTCTCTTGGCTGATAGTGATTGTCAAGATCAGATTTGCTTACAAAATTCTGGTTGTTTAAATATCTACGGTCTACCTGCCATAAATCGATCAGTACAAACAAAGCCAATAAGCCAAAGGCCAGTTGCATGTTCATTTTTTTAGTAATGAAGGCCCAGGTAATACCAAATCCTACCGCGATAAACAACAACGAACGTAACGCATCAGCACGGGCCAACGCTACACGGTCAGCAACAATGCCATTTAAAATTTCCATTGCCGCAGCGCGGTTATTTTGTAAGGTTTGAGCCAATGCATCTAAAACCTGTGGTTGGTTAGCCTGTGTAAAGCTGAAAAATGCGGTTGGGATTACCGCAATAATCAATGCGAATCCCCCGGTTATACCTGCAGACCATGTTAAACGCTGTACCAAATATTTTTGACCGTATTTACCATCCTGGGCTTCTTTAATGGCCAATATTGCCAATAATGGAACCAGGAAGCCAACAACAGCCAAAATAGATTCAACTGCCCTGAATTTGTTGTAACCTGGCAGGTAATCAAAAAAGATATCTGAAATAAATGGCAGATTTTGTCCGAATGATAAGAACAACAACAAAATACTGGTTCCCAGGATCCACCATTTCCAACGGTGTTTTACAATAAACAAGCCGAAAACGAACAAGAAACAGATAATTGCTCCAAAATAATATGGACCAGATGTACCCGGTTTATTGCCCCAATATTGGTTAGTGTTCAAATTCTGTGCAACATAACCAATGGCCTGACGCGGATCTACACCCTGAAGATTTTTCTCTACCGCTTTATAAGTATTACTTTCAGGTTTGATC
Proteins encoded:
- a CDS encoding YfhO family protein, translated to MNNWFNKNGVHLAIIAFFVVITFAYFSPVLQGKAPQQGDVLQAKAMQKEIMDIKAKDGKGPLWTNQMFGGMPAYQIWVQYPLNITTYGIDVIKGIFPDPVGTVLLYLLGAYLLFCVLKINPWLAAAGAIAFAFTSYNFIIIAAGHSNKALAIGFFAPILAAIILTLRGRYLVGASLLALFMALEIRSNHIQMTYYLFIALFILGCIELYHAIKAKQLQTFGKSIAYIVAGIFLSVLVNAGTLWTTYEYGKETIRGKSNLTTDKAEPANGLDKEYAYQWSQGVGESFSFLIPNIYGGASSIDEMIKPESNTYKAVEKNLQGVDPRQAIGYVAQNLNTNQYWGNKPGTSGPYYFGAIICFLFVFGLFIVKHRWKWWILGTSILLLFLSFGQNLPFISDIFFDYLPGYNKFRAVESILAVVGFLVPLLAILAIKEAQDGKYGQKYLVQRLTWSAGITGGFALIIAVIPTAFFSFTQANQPQVLDALAQTLQNNRAAAMEILNGIVADRVALARADALRSLLFIAVGFGITWAFITKKMNMQLAFGLLALFVLIDLWQVDRRYLNNQNFVSKSDLDNHYQPRDVDNFISADKDPNFRVFDMSLGDPFKSAETSYFHKTVGGFHSARLKRFQELVDNQLTKSINQDVLDMLNTKYIITQDPQTGSYKMQRNPTAAGNAWFVQSVQFAKNADEEMKAISSFDAKKEAIVDESFKNVIDTKRLGTGQEGFIKLTNYNPDHLTYEYSTAKDAIAVFSEIYYNKGWKMYIDGVEKPYFRADYVLRAAQLEAGNHKLEFIFHPTSYYMGEKISLAGSILLLAGLGFGFYSEEKKKKKAVKA